A genomic window from Zalophus californianus isolate mZalCal1 chromosome 13, mZalCal1.pri.v2, whole genome shotgun sequence includes:
- the SAPCD2 gene encoding suppressor APC domain-containing protein 2 has translation MAGAAMAEPGRGLPAAPGTEGLPRAFLQSLRTLFDILDDRRRGCVHLREIESRWQGADARELPRGVLEGLRQVAPASGYLTFERFVAGLRTSLLSADGGPRGQARAPARGGCPARPGGQQPPPPTRLVFAPADEPRTVLERKPLPLGSRPPPTGPGGASRSLEKLCGPAEAAPGSAEPERPQVAALERSPSADSGALACRPRELGVGDAQRAPRARGERRRHTITSGVDCDLLKQMRELEQEKEVLLQGLELMAQGRDWYQQQLQRVQERQRRLGQSRASTDFGSEGSPLPLGRLLPKVQEVARRLGELLAAACAGRALPSLSSGPPCPAPAPASPSAPGWQQQTILMLKEQNRLLTQEVTSKSERITRLEQEKSALIKQLFEARALSQQDAGPLDSTFI, from the exons ATGGCCGGAGCCGCCATGGCCGAGCCGGGCCGCGGGCTCCCCGCCGCGCCCGGCACCGAGGGGCTGCCGCGCGCCTTTCTGCAGAGCCTGCGCACCCTCTTCGACATCCTGGACGACCGGCGGCGCGGCTGCGTGCACCTGCGCGAGATCGAGTCCCGCTGGCAGGGCGCGGACGCGCGCGAGTTACCCCGCGGCGTGCTCGAGGGCCTGCGCCAGGTGGCCCCGGCCAGCGGCTACCTGACCTTCGAGCGCTTCGTGGCTGGCCTGCGCACCTCGCTGCTGAGCGCCGACGGCGGCCCGCGGGGCCAGGCCCGCGCCCCCGCCCGGGGAGGCTGCCCGGCGCGGCCCGGGGGtcagcagccgccgccgccgacGCGCCTGGTGTTCGCGCCGGCCGACGAGCCGCGGACCGTCCTGGAGAGGAAGCCCCTACCCCTGGGCTCGCGGCCCCCGCCGACCGGCCCCGGCGGCGCGTCCCGGAGCCTGGAGAAGCTGTGCGGGCCAGCAGAGGCAGCGCCGGGTTCCGCGGAGCCCGAGCGGCCCCAGGTCGCGGCGCTGGAGCGGAGCCCGAGCGCAGACTCTG GTGCACTGGCCTGCAGGCCCCGGGAGCTTGGCGTGGGCGATGCCCAGCGGGCCCCCCGTGCCCGAGGGGAACGTCGCAGACACACCATCACCAGCGGTGTGGACTGTGACCTG CTGAAGCAGATGCGGGAgctggagcaggagaaggaggtgCTGCTGCAAGGTCTTGAGTTGATGGCGCAGGGCCGTGACTGGTACCAGCAACAGCTGCAGCGCGTGCAGGAGCGCCAGCGCCGTCTGGGCCAGAGCAGGGCCAGCACG GACTTTGGCAGTGAGGGGAGCCCCCTCCCACTGGGCCGGCTGCTACCCAAGGTACAGGAGGTGGCCCGGCGCCTGGGGGAGCTGCTGGCTGCAGCCTGTGCCGGCAGG GCTCTGCCTTCATTGTCCTCGGGGCCCCCgtgcccggccccggcccccgcctCGCCCTCAGCCCCAGGCTGGCAGCAGCAGACCATCCTCATGCTGAAAGAGCAGAACCGGCTCCTCACCCag GAGGTGACCAGCAAGAGTGAGCGTATCACGCGACTGGAGCAGGAAAAATCTGCCCTCATCAAGCAGCTGTTTGAAGCGCGCGCCCTCAGCCAGCAGGATGCCGGGCCCTTGGACTCCACCTTCATCTAG